In Acanthopagrus latus isolate v.2019 chromosome 16, fAcaLat1.1, whole genome shotgun sequence, one DNA window encodes the following:
- the LOC119034298 gene encoding uncharacterized protein LOC119034298, whose product MADAVLRRIRRRCTLIDRAYRQGSAGRREVHAIDISIANLRRVEDTVSAEAMRDIVQSLTDLRSFIIAPLASNARAGFHAAHRLHSGRRGRPVLDITRGQLELLLTQGFTVRAMARMLGCSSSYLHKKIKSFQISARKRFTLISDANLEEHVRRLHNQFPRSGSEMMRAYLHAEGIVLPRRRVRETLNRIDPVAAAQRWSQTVARRTYHVPFPNSLWHIDGHMRLIRWGFVTHAGIDGNTRLITYISCSTDNKALTVLTYFVRATCLYGLPSRVRSDHGGENTLVALLMNLLQGQARHITGRSVHNQCIERLWRDVFQQVVHYFYKLFYSFEDEQILNPEDNTHKMALQVVL is encoded by the exons ATGGCGGACGCCGTCCTGAGACGCATTCGGAGACGATGCACCTTAATTGACAGAGCATATCGCCAAGGATCTGCAGGTCGAAGAGAAGTACACGCTATCGACATCTCCATTGCCAACTTGAGAAGAGTTGAAGACACTGTTAGCGCCGAGGCTATGCGGGATATAGTTCAGAGCCTCACAGATCTCCGATCATTTATCATAGCACCCCTTGCTTCAAATGCACGTGCAGGTTTCCATGCTGCACATCGTTTGCATTCAG GGAGACGAGGGAGACCTGTGCTTGACATTACAAGAGGGCAACTTGAGCTGCTTCTCACTCAAGGCTTCACAGTCAGAGCCATGGCGAGGATGTTGGGCTGTTCCTCCTCATACCTGCATAAAAAAATTAAGTCTTTCCAGATTTCAGCAAGAAAAAGATTCACTCTCATTAGTGATGCTAACCTAGAGGAGCATGTCAGGAGACTCCACAACCAGTTTCCAAGATCAGGCTCAGAA ATGATGAGGGCGTACCTGCATGCTGAGGGGATTGTACTACCAAGAAGAAGAGTTCGAGAGACCCTTAACCGCATTGATCCAGTTGCTGCAGCCCAGAGATGGAGCCAGACTGTGGCTAGGAGAACATACCATGTGCCATTTCCTAATAGTTTATGGCACATAGATGGCCATATGCGTCTCATTCG GTGGGGTTTTGTGACACATGCTGGTATTGATGGCAACACCAGACTAATAACTTacatcagctgcagcacagacaacAAAGCTTTGACAGTGCTGACTTATTTTGTCCGGGCCACCTGTCTGTACGGGTTACCCTCCAGAGTCAGATCGGACCACGGAGGGGAGAACACTCTGGTTGCTCTTTTAATGAACCTTCTGCAGGGACAAGCAAGGCACATTACAGGCCGCTCAGTACACAATCAATGTATAGAACGTCTCTGGAGAGATGTTTTCCAGCAGGTTGTGCACTACTTCTACAAATTGTTCTATTCATTTGAAGATGAGCAAATACTGAACCCAGAAGACAACACTCACAAAATGGCACTACAGGTAGTTTTATAA